Part of the Terrisporobacter glycolicus ATCC 14880 = DSM 1288 genome is shown below.
CTAATAATATCTTTAAAAGTTCTAATTTATTATTATCTCTTATTACTCTACTTTCTTTTTTAGCTTTCTTATTTTCTTTCGTTCCTTCAATTTGTATATCAAGTCCTGGTTCTGTATCATTTATTATGTTTATTATATTTTTTATCGTAATATTTTCATTTGTATTATCTATTTCTACAGATAGTTTTTTATTTACAAAGTTCATATTAGAGCTTTTAACTCCATCTAGTAAAGATACTTTATTGCCTATTACTTCTGCACAGTGAGCACAATTAAGTCCTCCTAAAATAATATCTTTCTTTATATGTGACTTATTTTTATTCCCAACCACTTGAATATCAAGACCTGGTTCTATTGAATCAATCAAACCAATAACATCCTCTATTATTTTATCTTCATTTTTTCGAGAATTTAATTCTAGTGTTAATTTTTTATTTACAAAATTCAAGTTACTGCTTTGAATTCCTTCTAAATATTTTACTTTGTCACCTATCACTTCTGCACAATGGGCACATGTTAATCCATTTAACATTAACTCTTTTTTATTACCTATGCTTACTTTTTTATCAAGTACTTGAATATCAAGGCCTGGTTCTATTGAATCAATAAGAGAAATAACTTCACTTACTATTGTTTCTTCATCATAAGAAGAATCAATTTCTAAAGTTAGTTTTTTACTGATAAAATTCATATTGCTACTTTCAATTCCATTAATATTTTTTACAGCTTCTCCTATAGTTTCAGCACAGTGAGCACATGTTAATCCATTTAGCATTAGCTCTTTTTTTATCAATACTGCCGCCAACATTATTATACCCCCTATCTATTATAAGTTTCCTCTATATGGCATAAACCACAGTTAAATATTTGATTAATATGATTATCATCCAATGAATAATAAACAATCTTGCCTTCTTTTCTAAATTTAACTAATCTAGCTTGTTTTAAAACTCTTAACTGATGAGATATTGCCGATTGAGTCATGTTTAAAAGATCTGCTATGTCACATACGCACATTTCTTCTTCAAATAAAGCGTATAAAATTTTTATTCTCGTAGTATCGCCAAAGACCTTGAATAGCTCTGCTAAATCATAAAGTTTTTCATCTTCAGGCATTTTATCTTTTACCTTACATATTACCTCTTCATGTACACAGGTACTTTCGCATCTATTTATAATATCTTTCATTTGCATTCCTCCAACTAAATATTAATATATGAACAACTGTTCATATATTAATATTATGATATTTGTCCTATTTGTGCAACCTTTTTTTATATTTTTTTAGATTTGTAACTATTTCTAAAATACTCATATCTAGATTTTTTTTTAATATATATATTAGTAGTATTAGTAAATTTATTATATGAAAAATTGAAAGGAGAGTTCATATTAAAATGAATTATAATAATATGTATCCTAATAGAATGAGTGATAACATAGATCCAAACTATATATACCCTCAACCATATATAGATCCTTTAATGTACATGAATCCTTATGTTATGAATAACAACCAAAGCGGAAACTTTAATCAAAGTATAAACCCTGAATATTCAACATATTCTAATCAATATGTAGATAATCAACAATTTAATCCTTATGAGAATATGCCTAACAACAACATGAAAGAAGAATTTGAAAGCAACAATAATATGTATGACATGAATAATCAAATGAATAACATACCTATGATTCCTATGATGCCACCTAATATGATGTATCCTGGTATGCTTCCTCCTAATATGATATTTCCTGGGGCAATGCCACCTAATATGATGTATCCTGGTATGATGTTCCCTGGGGCAATGCCACCTAATATGATGTATCCTGGAGTGATGCAAAATATACCTACTGTTAATATGGATGAGTTCGATGAGGAAGAGATGTAATCAAATATAATATTAAAAGACCAATGTTACCCCTATAAATTAGGGGTTTTTTTATTTTTTTTAAAAAGGTGTTATAAAATTTTTAAATTTGTCTACACTATTAAATGTATTCCTCATAATATTCCCCCAATATTATAAATACAAAAAAGGGCATTCTAGTTATACTAGTATTGCCCTTCTTTTTTTATACCAATATGGATCTTTAATTTTAATATAAAAAATTTGCTTCACTCATGTCGCCAATGGCTTCCCCCATTGCTCAAGTCATAAAGTTGAAAATTATATGTTATACACAAAACATATAACATATAATTTCCTTACAATTAAAAAGCTTCTCTAAATTGACTCTAGAAAAGCATATTTTATATTATTTATTAAATTTATTATAAATTTCATATTTAGTGACAATTATTTAATGATGATAGTTTTTTATTAAAACGTACACCAAATATAACTTCAGTTATAATTTCTACTACTGTTATTAAATTAAATATTATTCCTTTGCTTTTTATAGATATATTTTTCATATTTATAACCCCTTTCATATTTATAAAATATTTTGTTTTATCAAGTTATGTCTTTATTCTACAATATTCTATAAAAAACACCTATGGATTTACCTTACAACTATATTACGTTTATGTAATTTTAATCTAAAAAATCCTCAAAATCATCTGATCCAGATTCGACAAAGTCATAAAGAACATTTTCTTCAAAGAAATAACTTTCATCAACTTTTAAATATTCTTTATATTTAGTCATTAGTAACTTATTAATGTATTTTCGATCTCTTTCAGAGTAAGTTCCTACAAAGAATTCATCACCTAACTGATAATATATTGATTTTATATCATTATTTATTACATAAATATCTTTTTTTACATGATTATTATTAAAATTAAATCTAGTAAAGAATACTCCTTCCTCCATTTCGCTTTTTAACATAAATGGATTGTCGTTATAAAATTCCATTAGAAATTCATCCTTATTTTTAACTTTGTAAACATCTATAAATTCAGATTTTGATATTTCATCAAAAACTTCAAAATCATATATAGGTTCTTTATCTGTAACTAATAAAGATTTAATTCTAAAATTATCTTTTTCTTTACATATATTAAAAGCTATCTTACAAGTATAATATCCATCTTCGTCCTCATATAAAGCTTCACTAATATATACTTCTTCATTTCTTTTAGTTACTTTATTCTTTAAAAGAGCTCCATTAATTTTTGTTATATGATTATTTGATATTTCTTCACTACCAGAAAAATATTTTAAACTTTCTCTATCTCTAGCTATAAATCTCATTGTCATATAATTTATAAATTCAACTTCATGGTCAACCTTTTTACTTATAATAGGATAAACTTCATTTAGAGTTAAATTACTTTCATAATTTGTTATTATATCTATGTACTCTTCTGTGTCTCCCGGTAATTCTTTACCATACTCTAAATTTTTACTACCAAAATGATTTATTAAGAATAAAGCTACTTCTTCTTTAACTAGTATCCTGCTCTCTCCTAAGCCACCCATTAATCGTTCTTCCTCGTTGCAAGCTTCTTTTGATGTAGGATTTTTTAAACTAACATAATCAGCAATTCCTAGTCCTTCTCCATCTAATAAAAAATACTGGTATATATTATTGTCATTATTCTCATATTTAATAGTAAGACCCATACTTCCCATAAGTCTAGATTTTGTTACTTTGGCATAATCAAATGTCATCAAATCACGTCCTTAATACTTTTATAATTACTAAATAGTTAAAATTCATATTTTATTTTCTATTTATAATTATAGTTTACAACAAAATTGAATTTTATAATATAATAAAGTAAATACTTAGATGAGGTGATTCAATGAAAAATATAGGAGCTTTTTTTGATATTGACGGAACTATCTACAGAGACTCCCTAATGGTAGAGCATTTCAAAAAGCTTATTAAATACGAAATAGTTGATCAAAAAGCTTGGGTTGCTCATGCTAGAGATACTTTTTTAGATTGGGATAAAAGACAAGCAAATTATGATGATTATCTACTAGAAATCTGTGACTTGTATGTTAAATCACTACAAAATGTAGATAAGTCTTGTATAGATTTTACTAGCGATCAAGTTATTGCATTAAAAGCTGAACGTGTTTATAAATATACTCGTTCAAGAATTAAATGGCATTTGGATAATAGACACAAAGTTATATTCATATCTGGTAGCCCAAATTTCTTAGTTGAAAAAATGGCTAAAAAATACGGTGCTTCAGATTATGTTGGTAGTGATTATATATTTGAAGATGGAAAATTTAATGGAACAGTAATTCCTATGTGGGATGCAAAAAGCAAAAATGTAGCTATAGATAGTTTTGTTGAAAAGTATGATATAGATTTAAGCCAATCTTATGCTTACGGAGATACTAATGGAGATATTAATATGCTTAAGCGCGTTGGTAATCCAATTGCTATAAATCCAACTAAAGAGTTATTAAATCATATGATAGAAGATAAGAGTTTAAATGACAAAGCCCAAGTAATCGTAGAAAGAAAAGATATTGTATATTCTTTGGGTTGCAATGTAAAAAGGTTTGATATAGGCTTATAGTATATTATTTGTACGGAGGATGATAGTTTGAAAATCAACAAAAAAACACTAAGCTTTAGCGATATATATAATGATTTAGATGAAATAAGCAAAAAACTATATCTAGATTCTCCTGATATCTGGATTGATTTTTCAGATAAAGTTAGCGAAAAAAAACTAGATGAAATGGTACTTTTTTATGCTGCTAAATTTAACTACTTATCTATCTTAAAGTATGCAATAGATAATAATGTTATAGACTTAAATATTCCATCTAAAAACAAAAGTTATTCATCTATTAAAGAACATCTTTTAGCTGTATCAAAAGATTATAAAAGTCATGATGTTTACAATTACTTAGATGGTGACTACAAATTAAGCGAGGAAAATATAGAAATTAACGAAAATAAATCATCAGATGTAAAAGAAGAAAAAAATCATAAGGATTACTTCCCTATTTTCCTTTGCCCTCACTGTAATACAAACATACTTAAATCAGGTTATAAAGTATATGAAGAAATAAGTTTTGCTTTTTCTCAAGATAAAAGCAAGTCCCAGGAATTAAACAGAGAAAGAGACAATAAAGTTTTCTGTAATAGTTGTAATAGTAATATTAACAATATTACTACAGAATTGTTAGAGGATATATGCTCTATTCATAATTGTAAAAAATGTGGAAAAGATTTAACTAAAATAGGAATTACAGAAAAAATAAAGATGAAATTTAATGAAGATGACGGTAAATTTATAGGAGATGAAAAAACTTATAATTGTCCTTCCTGTGATAAGGAATTAAATGAATCTCAAAAAAAATATTTCAATTTATAATATAAAAGGAGACTATAAAGTTATAAAAATGCTTAATAGTCTCCTTTATCTATCTTTTTACAAATCTTCTAAATTCATCATTATAAAAGTCTATAAATTGAGAATATACAAAATCGTAAACTATAAAAGCTATTTCAAATATTAATATGGTAAAAATATTAACCGGAATATATACAAATTGTTTTAAGATTATATATGCAAATATTATAAGTATATTTGCAACTAAAAATTTTAATATATATTCTTGAATAAAGCTTCTATCTTTTTCTATTATATATTTTACTAAACCATAAATACCAAATGTAAAAATATATAATATCCACTGTGCTTTGTTTGTCATAATCATAAAACTCAACAAAACAGATCCTATATAAAATATAATCCCTACTTTAGGTCCATATTCCATAATTACGATGGCTATTGGCAAAGATGCCAAACCCAAAAGAAATAAAGTATTTATAGGTATTATATTAACCAACAACAATAAAATAATATTTAAGGATAATAATATACCACTATAGGCAATTTTTCTACTCATGATTATTCATCATCTCCTAGAAACAAGTACATAAATCTCCTCCACAGCATTCACAGCATGAATCACATACAAATAAAGTACATAAGTTGCTACAACAGTCATCATCACAGCAACAACAACAGCAACCAGGTGAGTCATAACGTCTATTTCTATTGTAGTTATAAGAACGTCTGTCATAATCATTTCTATAATTATTATATCTATTATAAGAATAAACATATTCTTTATTATTAGGATCCATGAACTTAGCTCTTTTTAGAAAGTCTTCTCCTTCTTCATAGTATCCAATATTCATAGCAGATAATCCTGTTAGGTAATACCACTCACTACATTTTTCATTTATGCTCTGTAAAAAATTATATGCTTTTTTAAAATCTTTATTTTCAATCATTCTCCTTGCTTTCATAAAACAGTCATTTTCATAAACATTACTGTACATTATTCCCACATCCTTTTTCTAATATATTTTTATACCTTAAATATACACCAGAATAAACTATATTTTCTATAATTCCTCTGTTTAATTGTAAATTTAAGTTATCGATTGATGCTGCTAATAAGCCTAAAGATATACTAATTAATCTATCAACTTTCAGTTTTAATTCTTCTTTATTGTCTATATATTCTATAAAAGGATTATACCTCCCCTTTTTATAGTCAGCATCTAAATCTTCGTAAGCATCTAATATATAAATATATTTCCCTATATTAAAGCCTACCCTTCTTAAATCTTCTTCATACTCATCATTTTTATAAGAAAAGATTTCTCCCATGAGCTCTCCAAAAGTATTGGATACTTTATCTATGTTGCAATTTTCTTCTTTCTCCAATTGATTAAGTAAGTTCATTTGTTCTTTAATAATTGTTGATTTATTAGGGTACTTTTCATGAGACAATTTTAATTTTCCCTTATAAATATTATAAGCTAAAATATCCTTTATTCCTTTATCATCTAATAAATTATCTTCTAATTTATAATATGTTAATAATGTATTCATACTTGCCGCATATTCCGTTATTTCATTTATAATTTTTTTCTTCTTTTTAAAGGGACTAACTATGCAAACTTCTTCTACAATACTAGTTTTAGGTTTATAAATAGCTGTAAGAATCACAATTAAAAAAGTAATATCATAATTTAAACCTAGCCTAGATATTTCCCCATGATTCTCTTTTAAGTATTTACATAATCCACAGTAATATCCTTTATAATCTTCAAACTCTCTAAAAGTTAAATCCATTTTATTTATTCTAACATATCCAAACATATTTATTTCCTTCCTAAGTTATAGCTATCAATTAATTATATAATACTACAACATTTTTTATTATTATACAGTTATAAAGTTAAATTATAATTTTATTTATTGATAAATACATATTTTATCAACAAATAGGCAATTTTACATTTTTTACCTATTGCCTAAGTATTATATATTACCTAAAATAAAAGATGTCAGTATATAGAAAATTCATATATAAAAACGTTTCCTTATTGACAAAATTTATATAGCAATTATTAGAAGGGGGACTAAAATGATTACATTTTTAGCGTGTGTATCTATCCTTGTTATAGGTTACTTTACATATGGAACATATGTAAGTAAAACTGTAGGATACGATGATTCTATTCAAACTCCAGCTATAAGGCTTGAAGATGGTGTAGACTATATGCCAATGCCTTGGCATAAGGTTTTCTTAATTCAATTCCTTAACATAGCTGGTACTGGACCAATATTTGGAGCCATATCTGGAGCTTTATTCGGACCAGTTGCATTTCTATGGATAACTTTTGGTTGTATATTTGCCGGAGCTGTTCATGACTTATTATCAGGTGTTATATCTATGAAACATGATGGTACTTCTATACCAGAAATAGTTGGAATATACTTAGGTAAAAATATGAAAACTATAATGGTTGCATTCTCAATAGTGCTTCTTATTTTAGTTGGTACTGTCTTTATAACTTCACCTGCTGGTTTATTAACTTCTATGACTGGTATAAACAAAAATATATGGTTAGTGTTAATAATAATTTACTATATAGTTGCTACTGTGTTACCCGTTGATAAAGTTATAGGAAAATTATATCCAATATTCGGAGCTGCATTACTATTAATGGCTGCTGGTTTATTTGTCGCTATGATAGTAGGCCAATTCAATGGTTCTATGCAAATGGCTGAATTAAGCCTTACAAATATGCATCCAGGCGGATTGTCTATATTCCCATTCTTATTCACTACAATAGCTTGTGGTGCAATATCAGGGTTTCATGCTACTCAATCACCTATGATGGCTAGATGTATAAATAGAGAATCTGAAACTAGAAGAGTATTCTTTGGATCAATGATAGTTGAGGGTATTGTTGCTTTAATCTGGTGTGCTGTTACTATAGCATTCTTCGGAGATAGCGCTTCTATATCTGCTGCTGGACAACCTGCAGAAATAGTTAACGTAGTATCAAAAGCATTACTTGGACCTGCTGGTGCTATTCTTGCTGTTCTTGGTGTTGTTGCTTGCCCAATAACTTCAGGTGATACTGCTTTCAGAAGCGCTCGACTTACAATAGCTGATGCTTTAAAAATAAAGCAAGATGGATTAAAAAATAGATTTATGTTAGCTTTACCTTTATTTGCAGTTGGTGTTGCATTAACTCAAATAAACTTTGATATAATCTGGAGATACTTTGCTTGGTCTAATCAAACATTAGCAATGATATTCTTATGGACAGGTGCTGCTTACTTATTAGTTAATAAGAAAAATTATTGGATAGCTGTAATACCTGCAATATTCATGAGTTATGTATCTGTAGCTTATATATTACAAGCTCCAGAAGGATTTAAATTAAATGCTACATTCTCTAATGCAACTGGTGTTGTTGTTGCTATAGCATTTTTTATTGCCTTTATGGTGAGAGTTAAGAAAGAAAAAAGTGAAACTGAGAAATTCAAAAAAGTTAGTTAATTATCATTAATATAAAGAAAAAGGAAATGATATTTTGTATCATTTCCTTTTTCTTTATAAAATAAACCTTATAGCTTTATTATTATCTTCTATTGCTAAAACTTCCAGTTCTTTATAATTCCTAAATAACCATTTTATATCTGTCATTATTTGACTCACTTGCTTCTTATCCAATTTCCCAATACAATACTCCTCTCTTGTTTCTGCAAAATCCTTTGATACTAAAAAATTTTTAATAGTTGCATAGGCTATTGTATTCGGAATAGGATTACTCGTTTCTTTTGAACGTTTATTCCCTTTCATATACATTTTCATATAATCTCCTCCTGATTATTTCTTGATCTATTGTATATCTATATATATGAGCCCATACCTTCTTTAAATGCTTATTAAGTATATAATGATATAAGTTATAGATATGACTCTTAAAAATAAAACGAAATAATTTTACCATTTTATTGAAATTAATATTCAATATGACTACAATTAAAAATATCTGACCGACTAGTCGGTTCTATAATTAAGAAAGAGGTGAAATATTTGCTGCCAAAATTCAGCGTAAGAAAACCTTTGACTGTATTTGTTTCTGTAGTTATGGTACTAATGTTAGGATTTGTATCTTTTACAAAAATGACCCCGGATTTATTACCTAGCATAGATTTACCCTATGTAATTGCTATGACTACATATCCTGGCTCTAGCCCAGAAAAAATCGAAACAACAGTAACAAAGCCAATTGAGCAAGCTGTTTCAACTACAAGCGGAATTAAGAACGTAACTTCCGTTTCAAACGAAAACTACAGTGTAGTAATTCTAGAGTTTAATCAGGATACAAATATGGACACTGCAATGTTAGATCTAAACGGTAAAATAGATTTAATTAAAGATTCTTTAGAAGATGGTGTCGGATCAACTACTTTAATGCAACTTAACCCAGACATGATGCCTGTTATGACATTAAGTGTGGATGTTGACAATATGGATGTTGAAGAAGTCTCTACATATGTTAACAATGAAATAATTCCTAAGTTTGAGCGTATAAATGGAGTTGCATCTGTAACAGGTGTTGGTTTAGTAGAAAAACAATTAAAAGTATCTTTAAACAAAGATAAAATCGACCAATTAAATAAAGAACTAAAATCAAGCGTTACTTCTGAATTAGATAAGCAGCAAAGTCAACTTAATAACACCAACTCAGAAATACAAAAGGGAAAAGCTACCCTAGAAAAACAAAGCAATGCTCAATTGAAAAAGCTGCTTGAAGCTAGTAGTCAACTTCAATCTGGTATAAATCAATTAGAAAGTATGGCTGGTATTTTAAATTCAACCGGTTCTAGCAAGGAAGATCTAGAAAAATATATTGCTAGTGCGACTACCACGCTAAATAATACCAAATCAAAACTAAAAGATTTAAAAGAACAACTTAATGATTTACCAGAAGATTCTGCTGTTGATAAGGAACAATTACAACAAGATATATCAAATTTAGAATCTATTATAACATCTTTAGAAAAAGCCATATCAAATGCAGGCCAAGGTGTAGGTGCAGTAGACTCACTAGAAACATTAAAAAAACAACAAAAAGAATTGGAAAGTGCTAAACTTACTCTTTCTCAAGAATTAACAAAAGCTACTGTACAACTTTCCGTAAATGAATCACAAATAAAATCTGCTGAAACTCAGTTGAATGAAGCTAGAAAACAAGCTTTAGAATCAGCAGATATAACAGATAAAATTACTCCAGAAACAATAAATCAAATTCTAACAGCAGAGAACTTTTCCATGCCTGCTGGATATATATCAGATGACGAAACTGAATACTCTGTAAAAGTGGGAGATAAGTTCACTTCTATAAATGAAGTTAAAAATTTAATATTATTTTCTATGGATGGAATTGGTGATGTTCATCTTAAAGATATCGCCAATGTAAAAATGTCAGACAACTCATCAGATAGTTATACAAACATAAATGGAAATGCTGGTGTTATGCTATCTTTCCAAAAAACTAGTACTGCCTCAACTACTAAAGTGTGTAAAGAAATAAATAAAGTAATTAAGGATTTAAATAATAGTAATGATAAATTACATATTCTTTCTTTAATGGACCAAGGTGTTTATATAGATTTTATTATATCTAGCGTACTTGATAACCTAATTTACGGTGGTATACTAGCAATTATTGTTTTACTAATATTCTTAAAAAGTATAAAACCAACTATCGTAATTGCATTTAGTATTCCTATAAGTTTATTATTTGCTATTGTTTTGATGTACTTTAGTGGCGTTACATTAAATATTATTTCTTTATCAGGTTTAGCCCTTGGAGTTGGTATGCTAGTTGATAATAGTATAGTTGTTATTGAAAATATTTATAGACTAAGAAATAAAGGAATGGGTAAATTTAAAGCTGCCGTGTATGGCGCTAGACAGGTATCTGGAGCAATATTTGCTTCCACACTTACTACTATTTGCGTATTCTTACCTATTGTTTTTACAGAAGGTATAACTAGACAATTATTTACAGATATGGGTCTTACAATAGCATACTCCTTAATTGCAAGTTTAATTGTTGCCTTAACTTTAGTACCGTGTATGGCATCAAATTTATTATCCAATATAGATGAAAAGTCTCATCCTTTATTTGATAAAATAGTTGATGGCTATGAAAAATTATTAAGACTATGCTTAAGATTTAAACCTGTTGTTTTATGTTTTTCTGTAGCATTATTAATAGTTGTTGCTTTTGCAACAGCCAAAATAGGAACATCATTTATGCCAAAAATGGATTCACCACAAATGATGGCAACTATTAATTTAGATAGCGTTCTTCCAAAAGATGAAGCTCGACATATTACTGATCAAGTAGTGCAACAAGTTTTAACAATTAAGGATGTAAAAGGCATTGGAGCCATGAATTCATCTGGTACCATGTCATTTGGTACTTCTTCAAATAACCCTAATAATATGTCTGCTTACGTTATTTTAAAAGATGATAAAAAGAAAACAAATGATGAGATTTCAGAAGAAATAAAAGAAAAAACAAAATCTCTTAACTGTGAAGTCACAGTCTCGTCTTCATCTATGGATACCTCTTCTTTAGGAGAATCTGGGTTACAAATAATTGTTAAAGGTGACGATTTAGATGAGCTTAAGAAAATTTCTGATGATTTGGTAGGTATGCTATCCAAGATAGAAGGTACTACTGACATAAATGGTGGTATGGGTGTAACTACTAAGGAAGAGAAAATTGTAATCAACAAAAATAAAGCTATGAAGTATGGATTAACAGTGGCTCAAGTATTCCAGCAAGTTTCCGCAAAATTATCAACAGAAACTACTTCAACTACTTTAACAATAAATTCTGAAGACTATCCAGTAATTATTGTTAATAATAATACTTCAAATTTGGATAAATTAAAAAATGTTGAAATCACAGGAACAAAAGGAACTGAATCTGTTTCAGTAAAGCTAAAAGATATTTCATCTATAGAAATGACTGATACTCCTACATCTATAAATCACGATAATCAAACTAGGTATATATCCGTAACAGCTGGTATTGATTCTAAACACAATATTGGTTTAGTAAGTAAGGAAGTTCAATCAAAATTAGATGATTATAAATCGCCTACTGGCTATGAAATAAAAATGGGTGGTGAAACTGAATCTATTAATCAAGCGATTAGTGATTTAATTAAAATGATTGCTCTTGCCATAGCATTTATTTACTTAATAATGGTCGCACAATTCCAATCATTATTGTCGCCATTTATAGTAATGTTTACTATACCTCTTGCATTTACTGGTGGTTTACTAGCATTAATTATAACTGGCCAAGAATTAAGCGTTATATCCATGCTAGGATTTTTAGTTCTTGCTGGTGTAGTTGTTAATAACGGTATAGTTTTTGTGGATTATGTGAATCAATTGCGTATAAGTGGATTAAATAAAAAAGAAGCTCTTATAGAGGCTGGACGTACTCGTATGAGGCCTATACTCATGACTGCTTTAACAACAATACTTGCCATGTCTACAATGGCCCTTGGTGTTGGCATGGGCGCTGAAATGTCTCAAGCTTTAGCGATAGTAACTATCGGCGGTTTAGCCTATGCTACCCTATTAACATTATTTGTTGTTCCTACTTTATACGATATATTCCATCGTCGCAAAGAATTAAGACAGATAATTATCGATGAGGAGGACTAAATATGAGCAGAAAATATGCAGAAAAAGAATTGCTAATATTTGATGGTTTTAAAAAAATAATCACTGATAACAGTAATATTGAAAATATTAAGGTGTCTGATATTGCAAAAGCTGCTGGAATTGGAAAAGGTACAATTTATGAATATTTTAAAAGTAAGGATGAAATTATAGCAAGATCAATAATTTATAATTTTAAAATAGATATTATAAATACTATAGAAGCTATAAAAGAAGTCTCTACTTTTAAAGAGCAGTGTAACCATTTATTTCATTACAGCATTAGCAGCGGAAAATTCATCTTTCCCTCTTTAAGAATATTATATAATCAAGTTATTCCAAAAGAGTTAAATAGTATACTGCAAGAAGATTTTGAGGAAATTTTAGAGTTGAAAACTCAACTTTATAATTTATTGGATTATGTAATTAATACTGGAATAGATGAAAATATTATTAATAAGGATTTAAGCAGAGATTATCAAAGATATGTACTTATAAGTTCTTCCATGGGTATTATAAATAAAATCAATGCTAATCACTTTCAACAAATTAATTTAAGTGATGATGATTCTATTAATACGCAAAAGAATTTTGCTTATACTATGATATTAAAATCATTAGCTTAATAAAAAATTTGATTCGCTCATGTCGCCAACGAGATGCCTTCGATATCTCTTCAGGCAACTTCGTTGCTAAAAAACTCCCTCTTAAAACACTAAGAGGGAGTTTTTTACATTTTATATTAATAATGATTTATAAAGCTATCACTTTACTCATTAAAGAATTACTTCTTTTTATAAATAAATCTAGTTCTTCTGCATTTAATTCTTTATTAGCAAGTAGAGCTAAATCTACTATT
Proteins encoded:
- a CDS encoding efflux RND transporter permease subunit, with amino-acid sequence MKYLLPKFSVRKPLTVFVSVVMVLMLGFVSFTKMTPDLLPSIDLPYVIAMTTYPGSSPEKIETTVTKPIEQAVSTTSGIKNVTSVSNENYSVVILEFNQDTNMDTAMLDLNGKIDLIKDSLEDGVGSTTLMQLNPDMMPVMTLSVDVDNMDVEEVSTYVNNEIIPKFERINGVASVTGVGLVEKQLKVSLNKDKIDQLNKELKSSVTSELDKQQSQLNNTNSEIQKGKATLEKQSNAQLKKLLEASSQLQSGINQLESMAGILNSTGSSKEDLEKYIASATTTLNNTKSKLKDLKEQLNDLPEDSAVDKEQLQQDISNLESIITSLEKAISNAGQGVGAVDSLETLKKQQKELESAKLTLSQELTKATVQLSVNESQIKSAETQLNEARKQALESADITDKITPETINQILTAENFSMPAGYISDDETEYSVKVGDKFTSINEVKNLILFSMDGIGDVHLKDIANVKMSDNSSDSYTNINGNAGVMLSFQKTSTASTTKVCKEINKVIKDLNNSNDKLHILSLMDQGVYIDFIISSVLDNLIYGGILAIIVLLIFLKSIKPTIVIAFSIPISLLFAIVLMYFSGVTLNIISLSGLALGVGMLVDNSIVVIENIYRLRNKGMGKFKAAVYGARQVSGAIFASTLTTICVFLPIVFTEGITRQLFTDMGLTIAYSLIASLIVALTLVPCMASNLLSNIDEKSHPLFDKIVDGYEKLLRLCLRFKPVVLCFSVALLIVVAFATAKIGTSFMPKMDSPQMMATINLDSVLPKDEARHITDQVVQQVLTIKDVKGIGAMNSSGTMSFGTSSNNPNNMSAYVILKDDKKKTNDEISEEIKEKTKSLNCEVTVSSSSMDTSSLGESGLQIIVKGDDLDELKKISDDLVGMLSKIEGTTDINGGMGVTTKEEKIVINKNKAMKYGLTVAQVFQQVSAKLSTETTSTTLTINSEDYPVIIVNNNTSNLDKLKNVEITGTKGTESVSVKLKDISSIEMTDTPTSINHDNQTRYISVTAGIDSKHNIGLVSKEVQSKLDDYKSPTGYEIKMGGETESINQAISDLIKMIALAIAFIYLIMVAQFQSLLSPFIVMFTIPLAFTGGLLALIITGQELSVISMLGFLVLAGVVVNNGIVFVDYVNQLRISGLNKKEALIEAGRTRMRPILMTALTTILAMSTMALGVGMGAEMSQALAIVTIGGLAYATLLTLFVVPTLYDIFHRRKELRQIIIDEED
- a CDS encoding TetR/AcrR family transcriptional regulator codes for the protein MSRKYAEKELLIFDGFKKIITDNSNIENIKVSDIAKAAGIGKGTIYEYFKSKDEIIARSIIYNFKIDIINTIEAIKEVSTFKEQCNHLFHYSISSGKFIFPSLRILYNQVIPKELNSILQEDFEEILELKTQLYNLLDYVINTGIDENIINKDLSRDYQRYVLISSSMGIINKINANHFQQINLSDDDSINTQKNFAYTMILKSLA